A stretch of the Corythoichthys intestinalis isolate RoL2023-P3 chromosome 22, ASM3026506v1, whole genome shotgun sequence genome encodes the following:
- the LOC130910321 gene encoding E3 ubiquitin-protein ligase RNF19A-like isoform X1: MSSLRQQHQGSTGSERELNSAASSVSLPSVRKTPKKRRLSLQALFGRRWRSERESKRKSKSAPDPPNLGTDGVPPETSGDGASARSVHAASTSPAAGGSELLECPLCLLRHTRDRFPDIMTCHHRSCADCLRQYLRIEISESRVNICCPECSERFNPHDIAMILDDRALMEKYEEFMLRRWLVAEPDCRWCPAPDCGYAVIAFGCASCPKITCGREGCGTEFCYHCKQLWHPNQTCDTARQQRAQHFRLRSFRSSSLSYSQESGAAGDDIKPCPRCAACIIKMNDGSCNHMTCAVCGCEFCWLCMKEISDLHYLSPSGCTFWGKKPWSRKKKILWQLGTLVGAPVGIALIAGIAFPAMIIGIPVYVGRKIHNRYEGKDVSKHKRNLVIAGGVTLSIIVSPAVAAVTVGIGVPIMLAYVYGVVPISLCRSGGCGVSAGNGKGVRIEFDDENENLGAGATATDTTSVAETRLNNASLGDGASVGGLTGLSLSVSGSHMERCGVGSAQRDNMSDDASTTALAGASITGSLSGSCYNRMEVQADVQKERCSLSGESATVSLGTMSDNASTKAMAGSILSAYMPLERDNSLEVQVDVESKEEKVRHCSASSSLDEASCSSRGTCGASVASPVDPNASAGSKKSKGKMWKRGGGKAESKVNHTHGDAERRSTVSSELDSPSLSGSLPSVADSQGSRLSAELSETEAPAVAPLPEVEHDRLEQLPSQSNNAFRRLTSSPSEVLYIAEDPTDTRDCITTDI; this comes from the exons ATGAGCAGCCTGCGCCAGCAGCATCAAGGGAGCACCGGCTCGGAACGTGAACTCAACTCAGCAGCTTCCTCCGTCAGCTTGCCCTCAGTCAGGAAGACCCCTAAGAAGCGCCGCCTTTCCCTTCAAGCGCTCTTCGGCCGGCGATGGCGGTCCGAACGCGAGTCCAAGCGCAAGTCCAAATCTGCGCCGGATCCACCTAACCTTGGCACAGATGGCGTCCCGCCGGAGACTTCAGGCGACGGAGCGTCGGCGCGCTCCGTCCATGCGGCGTCAACGTCCCCGGCTGCGGGAGGCTCGGAACTGTTGGAGTGCCCGTTGTGCCTGCTGCGCCACACGCGCGACCGTTTCCCCGACATCATGACGTGCCACCACCGCTCGTGCGCCGACTGCTTGCGGCAGTACCTGCGCATCGAGATATCAGAGTCGCGCGTCAACATCTGCTGCCCGGAGTGCTCGGAGCGCTTTAATCCGCACGACATCGCCATGATTCTGGACGACCGAGCCCTCATGGAGAAGTACGAGGAGTTCATGCTACGCAGGTGGCTAGTGGCTGAGCCTGATTGTCGCTGGTGTCCGGCGCCGGACTGCGG TTATGCCGTCATCGCGTTCGGGTGCGCCAGCTGCCCGAAAATCACGTGCGGGCGCGAGGGCTGCGGGACCGAGTTCTGCTACCACTGCAAGCAGCTGTGGCACCCCAACCAGACGTGCGACACGgcccgccagcagagggcgcagcATTTCCGCCTGCGCAGTTTCCGCTCCTCGTCGCTAAGTTACAGCCAAGAGAGCGGCGCCGCCG GCGACGATATCAAGCCGTGCCCGCGCTGCGCCGCCTGCATCATCAAAATGAACGACGGCAGCTGTAATCACATGACTTGCGCCGTGTGCGGCTGCGAGTTCTGCTGGCTCTGCATGAAGGAGATCTCTGATCTGCACTATCTCAG TCCATCCGGTTGtactttctgggggaagaagccATGGAGCCGGAAGAAGAAGATCCTCTGGCAGCTGGGGACCCTAGTTGGCGCCCCCGTGGGGATCGCGCTTATCGCGGGGATCGCTTTCCCCGCGATGATCATCGGAATCCCTGTTTACGTGGGCAGGAAG ATCCATAATCGCTACGAGGGCAAAGACGTGtccaagcacaagaggaatttgGTGATAGCGGGCGGCGTGACATTGTCCATCATCGTGTCACCAGCGGTTGCTGCTGTCACTGTTG GAATCGGCGTACCCATCATGCTTGCATACGTCTACGGCGTAGTACCCATCTCGCTGTGCCGGAGCGGCGGCTGCGGCGTGTCGGCCGGCAACGGCAAAGGGGTCCGCATCGAGTTCGACGACGAGAATGAAAACCTGGGCGCCGGCGCCACAGCAACGG ACACGACGTCGGTGGCCGAGACAAGGCTAAACAACGCCAGTTTGGGAGACGGCGCCAGTGTTGGCGGCCTGACTGGACTGAGCCTCAGTGTTAGCGGCAGCCACATGGAGCGTTGCGGCGTGGGCTCAGCCCAGCGAGACAACATGAGCGACGACGCTAGCACCACTGCCCTCGCGGGCGCTAGCATCACCGGCAGCTTGTCGGGGAGCTGCTACAACAG GATGGAGGTGCAGGCGGACGTCCAGAAGGAGCGCTGTAGTCTGAGCGGAGAGTCTGCAACAGTCAGCCTCGGGACCATGAGCGACAACGCCAGCACTAAAGCCATGGCGGGCTCTATACTCAGTGCCTACATGCCTCTAGAAAG AGACAACAGTCTGGAAGTGCAAGTGGACGTGGAGTCCAAAGAGGAAAAAGTGCGACACTGCAGTGCAAGCAGCAGCCTGGATGAAGCCAGCTGCAGCAGCAGAGGAACGTGCGGCGCCAGCGTTGCTTCCCCCGTGGACCCCAACGCGTCAGCGGGGAGCAAGAAAAGCAAAGGGAAGATGTGGAAACGCGGAGGAGGCAAGGCCGAGTCCAAAGTCAACCACACGCACGGAGACGCCGAACGCCGCAGCACCGTCTCGTCCGAGTTGGACTCGCCGTCGCTGAGCGGGAGTTTGCCGTCGGTGGCCGACTCGCAAGGCAGCCGCTTGTCGGCCGAGCTCAGCGAGACGGAGGCGCCCGCCGTGGCGCCACTGCCCGAAGTTGAGCACGACCGCCTGGAGCAGCTCCCTTCTCAGTCAAACAACGCTTTCCGCCGACTCACGTCATCGCCTAGCGAGGTTCTGTATATCGCCGAGGACCCCACCGACACTCGTGACTGCATCACAacagacatttaa
- the LOC130910321 gene encoding E3 ubiquitin-protein ligase RNF19A-like isoform X2, producing the protein MSSLRQQHQGSTGSERELNSAASSVSLPSVRKTPKKRRLSLQALFGRRWRSERESKRKSKSAPDPPNLGTDGVPPETSGDGASARSVHAASTSPAAGGSELLECPLCLLRHTRDRFPDIMTCHHRSCADCLRQYLRIEISESRVNICCPECSERFNPHDIAMILDDRALMEKYEEFMLRRWLVAEPDCRWCPAPDCGYAVIAFGCASCPKITCGREGCGTEFCYHCKQLWHPNQTCDTARQQRAQHFRLRSFRSSSLSYSQESGAAGDDIKPCPRCAACIIKMNDGSCNHMTCAVCGCEFCWLCMKEISDLHYLSPSGCTFWGKKPWSRKKKILWQLGTLVGAPVGIALIAGIAFPAMIIGIPVYVGRKIHNRYEGKDVSKHKRNLVIAGGVTLSIIVSPAVAAVTVGIGVPIMLAYVYGVVPISLCRSGGCGVSAGNGKGVRIEFDDENENLGAGATATDTTSVAETRLNNASLGDGASVGGLTGLSLSVSGSHMERCGVGSAQRDNMSDDASTTALAGASITGSLSGSCYNRMEVQADVQKERCSLSGESATVSLGTMSDNASTKAMAGSILSAYMPLERDNSLEVQVDVESKEEKVRHCSASSSLDEASCSSRGTCGASVASPVDPNASAGSKKSKGKMWKRGGGKAESKVNHTHGDAERRSTVSSELDSPSLSGSLPSVADSQGSRLSAELSETEAPAVAPLPEVEHDRLEQLPSQSNNAFRRLTSSPSEEAECQR; encoded by the exons ATGAGCAGCCTGCGCCAGCAGCATCAAGGGAGCACCGGCTCGGAACGTGAACTCAACTCAGCAGCTTCCTCCGTCAGCTTGCCCTCAGTCAGGAAGACCCCTAAGAAGCGCCGCCTTTCCCTTCAAGCGCTCTTCGGCCGGCGATGGCGGTCCGAACGCGAGTCCAAGCGCAAGTCCAAATCTGCGCCGGATCCACCTAACCTTGGCACAGATGGCGTCCCGCCGGAGACTTCAGGCGACGGAGCGTCGGCGCGCTCCGTCCATGCGGCGTCAACGTCCCCGGCTGCGGGAGGCTCGGAACTGTTGGAGTGCCCGTTGTGCCTGCTGCGCCACACGCGCGACCGTTTCCCCGACATCATGACGTGCCACCACCGCTCGTGCGCCGACTGCTTGCGGCAGTACCTGCGCATCGAGATATCAGAGTCGCGCGTCAACATCTGCTGCCCGGAGTGCTCGGAGCGCTTTAATCCGCACGACATCGCCATGATTCTGGACGACCGAGCCCTCATGGAGAAGTACGAGGAGTTCATGCTACGCAGGTGGCTAGTGGCTGAGCCTGATTGTCGCTGGTGTCCGGCGCCGGACTGCGG TTATGCCGTCATCGCGTTCGGGTGCGCCAGCTGCCCGAAAATCACGTGCGGGCGCGAGGGCTGCGGGACCGAGTTCTGCTACCACTGCAAGCAGCTGTGGCACCCCAACCAGACGTGCGACACGgcccgccagcagagggcgcagcATTTCCGCCTGCGCAGTTTCCGCTCCTCGTCGCTAAGTTACAGCCAAGAGAGCGGCGCCGCCG GCGACGATATCAAGCCGTGCCCGCGCTGCGCCGCCTGCATCATCAAAATGAACGACGGCAGCTGTAATCACATGACTTGCGCCGTGTGCGGCTGCGAGTTCTGCTGGCTCTGCATGAAGGAGATCTCTGATCTGCACTATCTCAG TCCATCCGGTTGtactttctgggggaagaagccATGGAGCCGGAAGAAGAAGATCCTCTGGCAGCTGGGGACCCTAGTTGGCGCCCCCGTGGGGATCGCGCTTATCGCGGGGATCGCTTTCCCCGCGATGATCATCGGAATCCCTGTTTACGTGGGCAGGAAG ATCCATAATCGCTACGAGGGCAAAGACGTGtccaagcacaagaggaatttgGTGATAGCGGGCGGCGTGACATTGTCCATCATCGTGTCACCAGCGGTTGCTGCTGTCACTGTTG GAATCGGCGTACCCATCATGCTTGCATACGTCTACGGCGTAGTACCCATCTCGCTGTGCCGGAGCGGCGGCTGCGGCGTGTCGGCCGGCAACGGCAAAGGGGTCCGCATCGAGTTCGACGACGAGAATGAAAACCTGGGCGCCGGCGCCACAGCAACGG ACACGACGTCGGTGGCCGAGACAAGGCTAAACAACGCCAGTTTGGGAGACGGCGCCAGTGTTGGCGGCCTGACTGGACTGAGCCTCAGTGTTAGCGGCAGCCACATGGAGCGTTGCGGCGTGGGCTCAGCCCAGCGAGACAACATGAGCGACGACGCTAGCACCACTGCCCTCGCGGGCGCTAGCATCACCGGCAGCTTGTCGGGGAGCTGCTACAACAG GATGGAGGTGCAGGCGGACGTCCAGAAGGAGCGCTGTAGTCTGAGCGGAGAGTCTGCAACAGTCAGCCTCGGGACCATGAGCGACAACGCCAGCACTAAAGCCATGGCGGGCTCTATACTCAGTGCCTACATGCCTCTAGAAAG AGACAACAGTCTGGAAGTGCAAGTGGACGTGGAGTCCAAAGAGGAAAAAGTGCGACACTGCAGTGCAAGCAGCAGCCTGGATGAAGCCAGCTGCAGCAGCAGAGGAACGTGCGGCGCCAGCGTTGCTTCCCCCGTGGACCCCAACGCGTCAGCGGGGAGCAAGAAAAGCAAAGGGAAGATGTGGAAACGCGGAGGAGGCAAGGCCGAGTCCAAAGTCAACCACACGCACGGAGACGCCGAACGCCGCAGCACCGTCTCGTCCGAGTTGGACTCGCCGTCGCTGAGCGGGAGTTTGCCGTCGGTGGCCGACTCGCAAGGCAGCCGCTTGTCGGCCGAGCTCAGCGAGACGGAGGCGCCCGCCGTGGCGCCACTGCCCGAAGTTGAGCACGACCGCCTGGAGCAGCTCCCTTCTCAGTCAAACAACGCTTTCCGCCGACTCACGTCATCGCCTAGCGAG GAAGCGGAATGTCAGCGTTAA